One Brassica napus cultivar Da-Ae chromosome C2, Da-Ae, whole genome shotgun sequence DNA window includes the following coding sequences:
- the LOC125582456 gene encoding uncharacterized protein LOC125582456, with the protein MSDIVATTAKIKEGGGLSSIKCPMLSTTNYTVWAMRMKITLRVHKVWEAIEAEQANTEKNDVTLALLFQSIPENLILQVGELENAKQVWEAIKTRHVGAERVREARLHTLMAEFERLKMKESESIDDFGGKLSELASKSASLGVTIEETKLVKKFLMSLPRKMYIHIVASLEQVLDLNTTGYEDILGRLKAYEERICEEEEKEEDQGKLMYSNTEGQSRAQQDQSNRQYEQTNRDYNNDWYRGRGRGGRYSRGRGRGRYNGGRGDYNYGGRGDYSSGGRGDYNRDPYAGRDASHITCYRCDKVGHFVAHCPDLKLKLQETQENDVTETQEADELMMHEIVFLNEKNVVPERYETNSGDDNIWYLDNGASNHMTGEQRYFSKLDTTITGKVRFGDDSRIDIKGKGTISFTDMNGDSRKMTDVYFIPDLKSNIISLGQATEAGCDVRMKGETLTMHDQSGSY; encoded by the coding sequence ATGAGTGACATTGTTGCTACAACTGCAAAGATCAAAGAAGGCGGAGGGCTTTCATCGATTAAATGTCCGATGCTGAGTACAACTAATTATACAGTGTGGGCAATGAGAATGAAGATTACTTTGAGGGTTCACAAAGTTTGGGAAGCCATTGAAGCAGAACAGGCTAACACCGAGAAGAACGATGTAACGCTAGCCCTATTATTCCAGTCAATACCGGAAAATCTTATTCTCCAAGTAGGAGAACTCGAGAATGCTAAACAAGTATGGGAAGCAATAAAAACTCGACATGTCGGGGCAGAACGAGTACGTGAGGCTAGGTTACATACTCTAATGGCCGAATTCGAACGCTTGAAGATGAAAGAGTCTGAGAGCATCGATGACTTTGGTGGGAAGCTATCCGAATTAGCCTCGAAATCAGCTTCTCTTGGTGTCACCATTGAAGAAACGAAACTTGTTAAGAAATTTCTTATGAGCCTTCCTCGAAAGATGTACATACATATTGTTGCATCTCTCGAGCAAGTGCTCGACCTAAATACAACGGGTTATGAGGACATATTAGGGCGTTTAAAAGCTTATGAAGAAAGGATTtgcgaagaagaagagaaagaagaggatCAGGGAAAGCTTATGTACTCAAATACAGAAGGACAGAGCCGGGCTCAACAAGATCAATCTAATCGACAATATGAACAAACAAACCGAGATTATAACAATGATTGGTATCGAGGCAGAGGCCGTGGAGGTCGATATAgcagaggaagaggacgaggacgGTATAACGGTGGAAGAGGAGACTACAATTACGGAGGAAGAGGAGATTACAGTAGCGGTGGAAGAGGAGACTACAATAGGGATCCATACGCAGGCAGAGATGCATCTCACATCACTTGCTATCGCTGTGACAAAGTAGGTCACTTTGTAGCTCATTGTCCAGACCTGAAGCTAAAACTACAAGAAACTCAAGAAAACGACGTCACTGAAACACAAGAAGCTGACGAGCTTATGATGCACGAGATTGTTTTTCTAAACGAGAAGAATGTAGTTCCTGAGAGGTATGAAACAAACAGTGGAGATGATAATATATGGTACCTCGACAACGGAGCCAGTAACCATATGACCGGAGAACAAAGGTATTTTTCGAAACTTGACACCACGATCACCGGTAAGGTTCGCTTCGGAGATGATTCCAGAATAGACATTAAAGGGAAAGGTACAATCTCTTTCACCGACATGAATGGAGATTCTCGAAAGATGACTGATGTCTACTTCATTCCTGATCTCAAAAGCAATATCATTAGTTTGGGACAAGCCACTGAGGCAGGATGTGATGTAAGAATGAAAGGAGAGACACTCACGATGCATGATCAAAGTGGTAGCTACTAG
- the LOC106356200 gene encoding GDSL esterase/lipase At2g03980-like, translating into MGLPSLKPCLLLIFLFLLNVSTINSKPSKVEPVLFGGNFQALYVIGDSLVDSGNNNNLNTSVKANFAPYGSDFEGGKPTGRFSNGKTIADYIAIYYGLPLAPAYMGLSEEQKNNISTGINYASASCGIFPDTGTQLGKCLSLSAQVDLLEKTIDNNLKKKFKTNSELTKHLAGSLFMTAIGVNDYAFYFKETTDPNEFAKKLLHDFLKQIKRLHELGARKFFINNLKPLGCYPNYIVANTVPRGSCSKYLNKAVAKYNVKLRKSLTHLKKTFSEASFLYSDYFNFMLGLRGPSTNQVSSNLMNSISPCCPSVYDGDKRTSCTPRSSSCKVPDTHIFFDPFHPTELANFMYSIGCFQQRKVCQVV; encoded by the exons atGGGTTTGCCTTCTCTAAAGCCATGCCTTCTTTTGATCTTCCTTTTTCTTCTCAATGTCTCCACCATTAACTCGAAGCCATCAAAAGTAGAACCTGTGCTTTTTGGCGGGAATTTTCAGGCTTTGTATGTTATAGGAGATTCATTGGTTGATTCAGGGAACAATAACAATCTTAACACGTCTGTCAAAGCGAATTTTGCTCCTTATGGTTCTGACTTTGAAGGAGGCAAACCCACCGGCCGTTTTAGCAATGGCAAAACAATTGCTGATTACATTG CTATTTATTATGGGCTTCCTTTGGCTCCTGCGTATATGGGATTATCAGAAGAACAAAAGAACAATATCTCAACTGGTATTAATTATGCTTCTGCTAGCTGTGGGATTTTTCCTGATACAGGAACGCAACTG GGCAAATGTCTTTCGTTGAGTGCCCAAGTTGATCTATTAGAAAAGACCATCGACAATAATCTGAAGAAAAAGTTTAAGACGAACTCAGAGCTCACTAAACACTTGGCTGGATCGTTGTTCATGACCGCGATTGGAGTTAACGATTACGCTTTCTACTTTAAAGAGACAACCGATCCAAATGAATTCGCAAAAAAGCTTCTTCATGATTTCTTGAAGCAGATTAAG AGATTGCATGAGTTAGGAGCAAGGAAGTTCTTCATCAACAATCTTAAACCATTAGGATGTTACCCAAATTACATAGTAGCTAACACCGTACCACGTGGAAGCTGCAGCAAGTATTTAAACAAAGCGGTTGCCAAATACAACGTCAAGCTAAGGAAAAGCCTGACtcatttgaaaaaaacattctcCGAAGCTTCTTTCTTATACTCAGATTACTTCAACTTCATGTTGGGACTTCGCGGACCATCGACCAATCAAGTTAGTTCGAATCTAATGAACTCGATAAGCCCATGTTGCCCTAGCGTTTATGATGGAGATAAACGCACGAGTTGCACGCCACGATCAAGCTCGTGTAAGGTGCCAGATACACATATTTTCTTTGATCCATTTCATCCGACTGAATTGGCGAATTTCATGTACTCAATTGGATGTTTCCAGCAGAGAAAAGTTTGCCAAGTTGTGTGA
- the LOC106355030 gene encoding GDSL esterase/lipase At2g03980-like has product MVLTLKEAKLPAVLASDGKTIADYIAIYYGLPLAPAYMGLSKKEKNNLSTGINYASASCGIFPDTGKQFGRCLSMNVQIDLLNKTIEKNLKKKFKTQSELSRHLGGSLFMTAIGVNDYAFTYKKNATDANEFASKLLNEFLIHLERLYNLGVLDKLEVT; this is encoded by the exons ATGGTTCTAACTTTGAAGGAGGCAAAGCTACCGGCCGTTTTAGCTAGTGATGGCAAAACAATTGCTGATTATATTG CTATTTATTATGGGCTTCCTTTGGCTCCTGCTTACATGGGATtatctaaaaaagaaaaaaacaacctCTCAACGGGTATTAACTATGCTTCTGCTAGCTGTGGGATTTTTCCTGACACAGGAAAGCAATTT GGAAGATGTCTCTCGATGAATGTCCAAATCGATCTACTCAATAAAACTATTGAGAAAAATCTTAAGAAAAAGTTCAAGACGCAGTCAGAGCTTAGTAGACACTTGGGTGGATCGTTGTTTATGACCGCGATTGGGGTCAATGATTACGCTTTCACCTATAAAAAGAACGCAACCGATGCGAATGAGTTTGCAAGCAAGCTTCTTAATGAGTTCTTGATACACCTCGAG AGATTATATAACTTAGGAGTGTTGGATAAACTTGAAGTTACTTAG